The Topomyia yanbarensis strain Yona2022 chromosome 3, ASM3024719v1, whole genome shotgun sequence nucleotide sequence AAATGCTTGGAGAAACATCCTCAAATCCATTTGATCTGGACTGGGGTAACGCACATGCCAAGGATATCTATAGTACGATCCACGGATTAGCTACTAATCAAAAGATACGTTATCCCAGCGATCTCATTCAGCGCTCTATCTACTCGATAGTGATGAGCAGTGCTCTGTTGAGCAATACCCCATTAAACAGTCTCTGTGGAAGTAATGAATCTCATCGTAATCTCATTCGCTTACTTATTTTTCGTCATGCACAAACCTCTCCTGTAAGCATGCACTCAACCGGGTACATCAATTACTGCCCGAATGAAGAAGACCCGTTTCAGTCGGCCAAATTGGGATGTGCTTCGTTCCCAATTCTAAGTATGTTGAATCATTCCTGTGCTCCGAATTTGACACGACTAACACTGCCAACTGGACAAGTTGCAGCCATACTCAACCGACCAATTAAAAAAGGCGGTCAGCTTTACGACGATTATGGGTAAGTCTGGTGTTATCTAGCAATTAACATACCTGACAAAAACTTTGATTTTAAGCTACCATCATTGCATTGAAACATTATACGAGCGGCAAATCGGTCTCCTTCAACGGTTTAACTTCAAGTGTCAATGTGAAGCATGCATTAACAATTATCCTCTATATTATCATTTAAAAAGACTTAAACTTTCACCTGGTCATAAGAATTTCGGTACGTTAGAGTGGGACGACATTGCAAAGGCCGTAAAGAAAATTCCACAGCTTTGCAAATTTctaaatgaatatgacaatcaGTACCCAAATTTCGAGGTAAGCACTGCTCAAGAAGCTCTACTACAATGTTTGCAAATAGTTTATTTCGGTAAATCACGAAAAATTAAATATCGAGGACTCTGTTGTTTTTAGTTGAATTCATCTCTATTCTGTTTCTACTGAATTGTAACATGTAAACATGTCAACGAAATACTGAATAAAAACACCCACCTACAAAAGCACTGAACTGAAGATCGCAGTCTCTTTTTGTACTATGATTACTTTCCCGGATGAATTTGATTTGCatttggcctgtgttaagccaaagagaaGCAAGAGCCATTTTGAGGTGTATGCTCTAAAATCGCTATAGCATCCAATGTAACACTAGGAACTTCaatatctattattttttgggaACTCAAATAGCTAACGAAAGCAAGTAAGTGTTCTTTAACTTTTATGTGAATGCTAAGTTATGTACTTTtatgtgaattttggcacgaaAATACAAGAAAATACAGTTCGGTTcggcttaacgcaggccatttAAATGTCGTTTGGTTTGACACCGAAACAGGCAGAAGGCCTAGTCCAGTTTTGCCTCAACCCAAAAATATTAATAGTGGGTGAAcggagaacagtgagtctagttatgtaCGGTAGGCTCGATGGCGGATCCAAGACATAGTGTCTCGATCATATACATTTGGAACAACATCAGATGTTTCAAACTGTTCTCAACTCCTATTCGACAGTTCTCACAAAGCCACCTGtgttacggcttggtaaggccaaactggtgtcgaggggagtcAATTGAGGTTGTGTGACGTATTtttgatggtcacatcattagcttCTGCATTAGAATCGTCAGACAGCCTTGGTTGATTATAGAATCAGAgagtttttttataaaattatataTTATTTTTGCTTCAGGTAGTTGATAGTCGAGCTTTTAGAATCCCTTGAGCGTCTCATATACGAGTTCCGACGGAAATTGAGGATTCGATGAAAGAAATCTCTTATGAGACGGTCGACCGACGGAGTCGAAATGCCGGAAGAGACGAGCGGCGGCAAGCGAGTTTAACAACACAAAATTCTTAATTTCAGAAACTGTACGAGTTAGCGCTGGGCCTGTGgtcttcgactggcatggtccttTTCTGATTGATTcagaagtcttcttggctggttggtagatatgtgctcctacttgcaagttgatcaattcgcttgggtgggggacatgtggatcctactagttgtcgactcttttgatcgtgggtatgaggctagttcaggaaaggagtgcagcactggcacctaagag carries:
- the LOC131693005 gene encoding SET and MYND domain-containing protein 4-like isoform X2 encodes the protein MFCSEICLQRAYESYHRIECPVIKHMQSLFTKVILMALRTTTMAISTFDYNLEELQQHVEMLGETSSNPFDLDWGNAHAKDIYSTIHGLATNQKIRYPSDLIQRSIYSIVMSSALLSNTPLNSLCGSNESHRNLIRLLIFRHAQTSPVSMHSTGYINYCPNEEDPFQSAKLGCASFPILSMLNHSCAPNLTRLTLPTGQVAAILNRPIKKGGQLYDDYGYHHCIETLYERQIGLLQRFNFKCQCEACINNYPLYYHLKRLKLSPGHKNFGTLEWDDIAKAVKKIPQLCKFLNEYDNQYPNFELNSSLFCFY